A genome region from Chryseobacterium sp. G0186 includes the following:
- the pheS gene encoding phenylalanine--tRNA ligase subunit alpha: MIEKIEELLIEVNSFNTASKEEIENFRIKYNGKKGVLNDFYETLKEVPNDQKKEFGQKINSLKQAVAGKLEDLKNTSESSIVVEKEDLTRPAFPLELGSRHPINLVKNRIIEIFKSIGFAVADGPEIEDDWHNFTALNLPEYHPARDMQDTFFIEQNPDILLRTHTSSVQTRYMEENQPPIRILSPGRVFRNEAISSRSHCIFHQIEGLYIDENVSFADLKQTIQFFTTELFGKSKIRMRPSYFPFTEPSAEIDVYWGLNSETDYRITKGTGWLEIMGCGMVDPAVLKNVNIDSEKYSGYAFGMGIERITMLLYQMSDIRMFFENDIRTLEQFKTL; this comes from the coding sequence ATGATAGAAAAGATAGAAGAACTACTGATCGAAGTAAACAGCTTCAATACTGCATCTAAAGAGGAGATTGAAAATTTCCGAATCAAGTATAATGGTAAGAAAGGTGTTCTAAATGATTTTTACGAAACATTAAAAGAAGTTCCTAACGACCAGAAGAAAGAATTCGGACAAAAGATTAATTCTTTGAAACAGGCTGTTGCAGGAAAATTAGAAGATTTAAAAAATACTTCTGAGTCGTCTATTGTTGTGGAAAAAGAAGATCTTACACGACCTGCCTTTCCATTGGAACTAGGATCAAGACATCCGATCAACCTGGTTAAAAACAGAATTATTGAAATCTTCAAATCCATAGGTTTTGCAGTAGCAGACGGACCTGAAATTGAAGATGACTGGCATAATTTTACAGCATTGAATCTTCCGGAATACCACCCGGCAAGAGATATGCAGGATACTTTCTTTATTGAGCAGAATCCGGATATCCTTTTGAGAACGCACACTTCTTCTGTACAGACCCGTTATATGGAAGAAAACCAACCGCCAATCAGAATTTTATCTCCGGGAAGAGTTTTCAGAAATGAAGCCATCTCTTCACGTTCGCACTGTATTTTCCATCAGATTGAGGGATTATATATTGATGAGAATGTAAGTTTTGCAGATTTAAAGCAAACGATCCAGTTCTTTACAACAGAGCTTTTCGGAAAGTCCAAGATCAGAATGAGACCTTCTTATTTCCCGTTCACTGAGCCAAGTGCTGAGATTGATGTATACTGGGGATTAAATTCTGAAACAGACTATAGAATTACAAAAGGAACAGGCTGGCTGGAAATAATGGGATGTGGAATGGTAGATCCTGCTGTTTTGAAGAACGTAAATATTGACTCTGAGAAATATTCAGGATATGCATTCGGAATGGGTATTGAAAGAATTACAATGCTTCTTTACCAAATGAGTGACATCAGAATGTTCTTTGAAAATGATATAAGAACCTTGGAGCAATTCAAGACTTTATAA
- a CDS encoding YceI family protein: MRKKLFSLAIPALFIAAVMVSCKKDKPLSSESNEVTTTKEGSQYTLDTLNSKVEWKGYKVFKSENTSHFGNIKFESGDVTVKDGKLESGKFVADMNSLTSVDLKDSPEDMGKLNGHLKSGDFFEVEKFPTASYEITKVTPATEGDYNTLLDGNLTIKGITKPVQFKANVSVKEGEVSVATEPKDIKREEFGVKFQAPAENGVIKDEVTLQINVKALEKK, translated from the coding sequence ATGAGAAAAAAACTGTTTTCGTTAGCTATTCCTGCTTTATTTATTGCTGCTGTAATGGTTTCTTGTAAAAAAGATAAACCGCTTAGTAGTGAAAGTAATGAGGTGACGACTACCAAAGAGGGTAGCCAGTACACTTTGGATACACTAAACAGTAAGGTTGAATGGAAAGGATATAAAGTATTCAAATCTGAGAATACGAGCCATTTTGGAAATATCAAATTCGAAAGTGGAGATGTTACGGTGAAAGATGGAAAACTTGAAAGCGGTAAATTTGTTGCTGATATGAATTCCTTAACTTCTGTAGACCTAAAAGACAGTCCGGAAGATATGGGGAAACTAAACGGTCACCTGAAAAGTGGTGATTTCTTCGAAGTTGAAAAATTTCCAACAGCTTCTTATGAAATTACAAAGGTAACTCCTGCTACTGAAGGTGATTATAATACTCTTTTGGATGGTAATTTAACAATTAAAGGAATTACAAAACCAGTTCAGTTTAAGGCCAATGTTTCTGTGAAAGAAGGAGAGGTGAGTGTAGCTACTGAGCCGAAAGACATCAAAAGAGAAGAGTTTGGAGTAAAGTTCCAGGCTCCTGCTGAAAACGGGGTGATTAAAGATGAGGTTACGCTTCAGATCAACGTTAAGGCTTTAGAAAAGAAATAA
- a CDS encoding sulfate/molybdate ABC transporter ATP-binding protein — protein sequence MLLEINNLFFSHTKDKPLFQNLNLRFEANKIIALAGESGCGKSTLLSLIYGLLDWENGEIIFDETRLLGPKGNLVPGEAEMKFVAQNFDLMPYATVAENVGKFISNINLAKKRETVMELLEVVGLQEFANVLPKYLSGGQQQRVAIARALSVLPKLLILDEPFSNLDFPRKIELRERLFRYVKQHRISLIISTHELQDIMPWLDQIVILQEGRLIQNESPENTYRNPYNSYVAKLFGEVNIFNDAEATEFGLSKFSYYPKEIRVSETGFEAEVLESRFAGNYYWNKIKVKNKELVVFTDDKLDGPVTVSFV from the coding sequence ATGCTATTAGAAATAAACAATTTATTTTTCTCTCACACCAAGGACAAACCCCTGTTTCAAAACCTTAATTTAAGATTTGAAGCCAATAAAATCATTGCCCTGGCAGGAGAAAGCGGATGCGGAAAATCTACCCTTCTCAGTTTGATCTACGGGCTTCTTGACTGGGAAAACGGAGAAATAATTTTTGATGAAACCAGGCTTTTGGGTCCAAAAGGAAATCTTGTTCCCGGTGAAGCAGAAATGAAGTTTGTAGCCCAGAATTTCGATCTGATGCCTTATGCTACTGTTGCTGAAAATGTAGGAAAGTTTATTTCAAATATCAATTTAGCTAAAAAAAGAGAAACCGTTATGGAGCTTCTTGAAGTGGTAGGCCTTCAGGAGTTTGCCAATGTACTCCCTAAGTATCTGAGCGGTGGCCAACAACAAAGAGTAGCCATTGCCAGAGCGCTTTCTGTATTACCAAAACTTCTTATTTTAGACGAACCATTCAGTAACCTTGATTTTCCCAGAAAAATTGAGCTGCGGGAAAGGCTTTTCAGATATGTAAAGCAACATCGTATCTCTCTGATCATTTCTACCCACGAACTTCAGGATATCATGCCATGGCTAGACCAAATTGTCATTCTTCAGGAAGGAAGACTTATTCAAAATGAAAGTCCTGAAAACACCTACCGAAATCCTTACAATTCTTATGTTGCCAAATTATTTGGTGAAGTAAATATCTTCAATGATGCTGAAGCTACAGAGTTTGGTCTTTCAAAATTTTCCTATTATCCAAAGGAAATAAGAGTGTCTGAAACAGGTTTTGAGGCTGAAGTGCTGGAAAGCAGATTTGCAGGAAACTATTATTGGAATAAAATTAAAGTAAAAAATAAAGAACTGGTGGTTTTTACGGATGATAAATTGGATGGACCAGTCACTGTTTCTTTTGTTTAA
- a CDS encoding zinc ribbon domain-containing protein YjdM: MSDTVLCPKCSSEFTYPSDNMLVCSQCFYEWNPEEAASEAANEGKILDSNGNELQDGDSVVVVKDLPVKGAPKPVKAGTKVKNIRLRPGSDHNIDCKIDGFGAMALKSEFVKKA, from the coding sequence ATGAGTGATACAGTACTTTGTCCGAAATGTAGTTCCGAGTTTACCTATCCAAGCGATAACATGTTGGTGTGTTCTCAGTGTTTCTACGAATGGAATCCTGAGGAAGCAGCATCAGAAGCAGCCAATGAGGGTAAGATATTGGACTCTAACGGAAATGAACTTCAGGATGGCGATTCTGTAGTGGTAGTGAAAGATCTTCCTGTAAAAGGAGCACCAAAGCCGGTAAAAGCGGGTACTAAAGTGAAAAATATTCGTTTAAGACCTGGAAGTGATCATAATATCGACTGTAAGATTGATGGTTTCGGAGCAATGGCTTTAAAGTCAGAATTTGTGAAGAAAGCATAA
- a CDS encoding DUF3108 domain-containing protein: MKKILNLFAVLIFFLGSAQIDNIADGESITLRIHYGFLNAGTANLTTKKTTYKGVPHLYVKGTGQTTGAVKAFFKVEDLYESFINTNTGLPSFYVRNVREGSYRQHLETAFNHDNNTLILTDKKTPANGSKVIKSVKGVQDMLSCFYYLRSKSSDELKVGTIINMNVWIDDEMFPFQLKVTGTENLKTKFGTINSLKIIPSVKSGRVFKEKEGVTMWVSNDANHIPLLLKAELAVGSLKASIDDYKNVKYPLKFTK, encoded by the coding sequence ATGAAGAAAATTCTAAACCTTTTTGCAGTACTTATATTCTTTTTAGGCTCGGCCCAGATTGATAACATCGCAGACGGCGAATCTATCACTCTCAGGATTCATTATGGCTTCCTGAACGCCGGAACCGCCAATCTTACCACTAAAAAGACAACCTACAAAGGGGTACCTCACCTATACGTAAAAGGCACAGGGCAAACTACCGGTGCCGTAAAAGCTTTCTTCAAAGTAGAAGACCTGTATGAAAGTTTCATCAATACAAACACTGGTTTACCAAGTTTCTATGTAAGAAATGTTCGTGAGGGAAGCTATCGTCAGCATCTTGAGACCGCTTTTAATCATGATAATAATACATTGATTTTAACAGATAAGAAAACACCTGCCAATGGATCCAAGGTTATAAAATCTGTAAAAGGAGTTCAGGACATGCTTTCCTGCTTCTATTATCTGCGAAGCAAAAGTTCTGACGAATTGAAAGTAGGAACCATTATCAATATGAATGTATGGATTGATGACGAAATGTTTCCTTTTCAGCTAAAGGTAACCGGAACAGAAAATCTGAAAACAAAATTCGGAACAATCAACTCTTTAAAAATTATTCCGTCTGTAAAAAGCGGCAGAGTATTTAAAGAAAAAGAAGGAGTAACCATGTGGGTTTCCAATGATGCCAACCATATCCCTCTGCTTTTAAAAGCTGAATTGGCTGTAGGCTCATTAAAGGCAAGTATCGATGATTATAAAAATGTAAAATATCCTTTAAAGTTTACCAAATAA